A genomic window from Engraulis encrasicolus isolate BLACKSEA-1 chromosome 14, IST_EnEncr_1.0, whole genome shotgun sequence includes:
- the eno1b gene encoding enolase 1b, (alpha), whose translation MSIVKIHAREIFDSRGNPTVEVDLYTNRGLFRAAVPSGASTGIYEALELRDNDKSRYMGKGVSKAVDHINKSLGPALIKEGISVVEQEKIDQFMLSLDGTENKSQFGANAILGVSLAVCKAGAAEKGVPLYRHIADLAGNPEVILPVPAFNVINGGSHAGNKLAMQEFMILPVGASSFKEAMRIGAEVYHNLRSVIKSKYGQDATNVGDEGGFAPNILENKEALELLRNAISKAGYTDEIIIGMDVAASEFYRDGKYDLDFKSPDDPSRYITPDELADLYKSFVQDYPVMSIEDPFDQDDWAAWSNFTGSTDIQVVGDDLTVTNPKRIQQAVDQKACNCLLLKVNQIGSVTESLQACKMAQSNGWGVMVSHRSGETEDTFIADLVVGLCTGQIKTGAPCRSERLAKYNQILRIEEELGDKARFAGKNFRNPL comes from the exons ATGTCTATCGTGAAGATCCACGCCAGGGAGATCTTTGACTCCAGGGGGAACCCCACTGTGGAGGTCGATCTCTACACTAACAGAG gCCTGTTCAGAGCTGCCGTCCCCAGCGGAGCGTCCACTGGTATCTATGAGGCCCTGGAGCTGCGCGACAATGACAAGAGCCGTTACATGGGCAAAG GTGTCTCCAAAGCAGTTGACCACATCAATAAGTCCCTTGGACCCGCTCTGATCAAAGAG gGCATATCTGTTGTGGAGCAGGAGAAGATCGACCAGTTCATGCTCAGCCTGGATGGAACAGAAAACAAGT CCCAGTTCGGCGCTAACGCCATCCTGGGGGTGTCCCTGGCCGTGTGCAAGGCCGGCGCTGCTGAGAAGGGCGTGCCTCTCTACAGACACATCGCTGACCTCGCCGGCAACCCAGAGGTCATCCTGCCTGTGCCG GCCTTCAACGTGATCAACGGCGGCTCCCACGCGGGCAACAAGCTGGCCATGCAGGAGTTCATGATCCTGCCGGTGGGCGCCAGCAGCTTCAAGGAGGCCATGAGGATTGGAGCCGAGGTCTACCACAACCTGCGCAGCGTCATCAAGAGCAAGTACGGCCAGGACGCCACCAACGTGGGGGACGAGGGTGGCTTCGCCCCCAACATCCTCGAGAACAAAGAAG CTCTTGAGCTGTTGAGGAACGCTATCAGCAAGGCAGGCTACACGGATGAGATCATCATCGGTATGGACGTGGCCGCCTCCGAGTTCTACAGGGACGGCAAGTACGACCTGGACTTCAAGTCTCCCGATGACCCCAGCCGTTACATCACCCCCGATGAGCTGGCCGACCTCTACAAAAGCTTTGTGCAGGATTACCCAG TCATGTCCATCGAGGACCCCTTCGACCAGGACGACTGGGCCGCCTGGTCCAACTTCACAGGCAGCACGGACATCCAGGTGGTGGGCGACGACCTGACGGTGACCAACCCCAAGCGCATCCAGCAGGCTGTGGACCAGAAGGCCTGCAACTGCCTGCTGCTCAAGGTCAACCAGATCGGCTCCGTCACCGAGTCCCTGCAGGC TTGTAAGATGGCCCAGTCCAATGGCTGGGGGGTGATGGTGAGCCACCGCTCTGGAGAGACTGAGGACACCTTCATCGCTGACCTGGTGGTGGGGCTCTGCACTGGACAG ATCAAGACCGGTGCACCTTGCCGCTCAGAGCGTCTGGCCAAATATAACCAGATTCTCAG AATTGAGGAAGAGCTTGGGGACAAGGCTCGCTTTGCCGGCAAGAACTTCAGAAACCCTCTGTAA